One stretch of Desulfovibrio sp. JC022 DNA includes these proteins:
- the dapB gene encoding 4-hydroxy-tetrahydrodipicolinate reductase — MTDVVIIGAKGRMGDTLVRCIQQSDDLKLAAVMERSGCEEGLESLGCVCGTDAQEVLTKVPGAVIVDFTAPAATLKLLETAAVTGNPVVIGTTGMTNEEIAQVEEFAKKVPVFLAPNMSVGVNVLLKILPELVRMLGPAYDMEMTEIHHNKKVDSPSGTALKLAECMAEARGLVYDEVKKHSRDGIIGARTKDELGVMAVRGGDVVGDHTAYFLGPGERIEVTHRAHSRETFAQGALRAARWLKDQKPGKLYDMADVLDV; from the coding sequence ATGACTGACGTAGTAATTATTGGCGCGAAGGGTCGCATGGGCGACACACTTGTCCGCTGCATACAGCAGAGCGATGATTTGAAACTTGCAGCAGTCATGGAACGTTCCGGCTGCGAAGAGGGGCTTGAATCTCTGGGCTGCGTCTGCGGTACCGATGCACAGGAAGTACTGACCAAGGTTCCCGGTGCAGTAATTGTGGATTTTACCGCTCCGGCAGCGACTTTGAAACTTCTGGAAACCGCTGCTGTTACCGGCAATCCGGTTGTTATCGGTACTACCGGTATGACCAATGAAGAGATTGCGCAGGTGGAAGAATTTGCCAAGAAAGTTCCGGTTTTTCTCGCTCCGAATATGAGTGTGGGCGTGAACGTGCTGCTTAAAATCCTGCCCGAACTGGTACGTATGCTCGGACCCGCTTATGATATGGAAATGACCGAAATTCATCATAATAAAAAAGTGGATTCCCCCAGCGGAACCGCGCTTAAGCTGGCTGAATGCATGGCTGAAGCTCGCGGCCTTGTTTACGATGAAGTGAAGAAGCATTCCCGTGACGGCATCATCGGCGCAAGAACCAAGGATGAACTTGGCGTAATGGCTGTTCGCGGCGGTGACGTTGTGGGCGACCATACCGCATACTTCCTCGGACCCGGTGAACGCATCGAGGTTACCCACCGTGCTCATTCCCGTGAAACTTTTGCACAGGGTGCACTGCGTGCCGCACGCTGGCTCAAGGATCAGAAGCCCGGCAAGCTCTACGACATGGCTGACGTGCTGGATGTTTAG